The Anopheles merus strain MAF chromosome 2L, AmerM5.1, whole genome shotgun sequence genome has a segment encoding these proteins:
- the LOC121594891 gene encoding myb-like protein Q, translating to MIPQHNQVINALSQHGSEMDTVVVQQQQQQQLQQQQYGNNASPPVFGSQMVDKNSSTPYTDATQTKKHSPGHIKRPMNPFMVWSQIERRKICEVTPDMHNAVISKNLGQRWKQLSPEERQPFIEEAERLRKLHTQEYPNYKYRPKKKQIKGSGSGGAGPASSPKNSSSSSSSSSSTGAGSPALSTSSSTGSPDSVSSRDSCGSSSSSSSSSSSSSAKSPAAPAGKRSRTASGKVSKGGASGGSLKGKKQLILDELGQPTMAAVATAATMPPLAAQPDCYSLAATKLLPNSPESATLYDERSLISPEPTFGSFTEGTPLFIRTPDHSVFAVDESSHFEHEGKGFRYAHGATPDLTGGDSVGSPLGHTNHTTCSTASATNTTSSSPATTVTVHHGAHVPSCNSPLPQQHHNQHQQHNQQQHNNNNNNSLQINNNHLQQQTTPSAKSVYADSDGDCIKTEKYYDDDECQSDHFGGMLDLEPGVCFSDIEPFNGHFTLAEPQQQQHQQQQQHPQQQQQQQQQQPQQQQQSQQSHHLNQQQQQRGALASFNEITNGQQCHQPLQQQLLQPFQYSEANQPLIANSLHQQQQQQHQQQQQQQQHQQFQQHLRQYTCQQLAVENMGSLSLIAETSIVPNCQPSPSVDGFGTLVALDSHIIDSMSQSDDQNLLDGILDVCAAQMDYTFEGMETASSSSGSHLEFIAEGNSIFLSEQNLSFNV from the coding sequence ACGAAAAAACACAGCCCCGGACACATCAAGCGGCCGATGAATCCGTTCATGGTGTGGAGCCAGATCGAGCGGCGCAAGATTTGCGAGGTGACGCCGGACATGCACAACGCGGTCATCTCCAAGAACCTGGGCCAGCGCTGGAAGCAGCTGAGCCCGGAGGAGCGCCAACCGTTCATCGAGGAGGCGGAGCGCTTGCGCAAGCTGCACACGCAGGAGTACCCCAACTACAAGTACCGTCCAAAAAAGAAGCAGATCAAGggtagtggtagtggtggcgCAGGTCCGGCAAGCTCCCCCAAGAACagttcgtcgtcgtcctcctcctcctcctccactgGTGCTGGTTCGCCCGCCCTGTCTACGTCCTCCTCGACCGGTTCGCCCGACTCGGTATCGTCCCGGGACAGCTGCGGTTCGTCCAGTAgttcctcctcgtcgtcctcgtcgtcgtccgccAAGTCTCCGGCTGCGCCGGCCGGCAAGCGTAGCCGGACCGCGAGCGGGAAGGTGTCCAAGGGGGGCGCTAGCGGTGGCTCGCTCAAGGGCAAGAAGCAGCTCATCCTCGACGAGCTGGGCCAGCCGACGATGGCGGCGGTCGCGACGGCCGCCACCATGCCGCCCCTAGCGGCACAGCCCGACTGTTACTCGCTGGCCGCGACCAAGCTGCTGCCGAACTCACCGGAGAGTGCCACGCTGTACGACGAGCGGTCGCTGATCTCGCCCGAGCCCACGTTTGGCTCGTTCACGGAAGGCACGCCCCTGTTCATCCGCACGCCCGACCACAGCGTGTTCGCGGTGGACGAAAGCAGCCACTTTGAGCACGAGGGCAAGGGCTTCCGGTACGCGCACGGCGCCACGCCCGATCTCACCGGGGGAGACAGTGTGGGGAGCCCGCTGGGCCACACCAACCACACCACCTGCTCGACCGCCTCCGCCACCAATACCACCTCCAGCAGTCCGGCGACCACGGTCACGGTGCATCACGGTGCGCACGTGCCGTCATGCAACAGTCCCCTTCCGCAACAGCACCACAATCAACACCAGCAACAcaatcagcagcaacacaacaacaacaacaacaacagtctTCAGATCAACAACAATCACCTCCAGCAGCAAACGACGCCGTCCGCCAAGTCCGTCTACGCCGACAGCGACGGTGACTGCATAAAGACGGAGAAGTACTACGATGACGATGAGTGTCAGAGTGACCACTTTGGCGGCATGCTGGATCTGGAGCCCGGTGTGTGTTTCAGCGACATTGAGCCCTTCAACGGGCATTTCACGCTGGCTgagccgcagcaacagcagcaccaacagcagcagcagcaccctcagcagcaacagcaacagcaacagcagcagccacaacagcagcagcaatcacaACAGTCACACCACCtcaaccagcaacagcagcagcggggcGCACTAGCGAGCTTTAACGAAATCACCAACGGACAGCAGTGCCACCAGCcattgcagcagcagttgcTGCAACCGTTCCAGTACTCCGAGGCAAACCAGCCCCTGATTGCCAACAGccttcaccagcagcagcagcagcagcaccagcagcagcaacagcagcaacagcaccagcagttCCAGCAGCATCTGCGCCAGTATACGTGCCAGCAGCTAGCGGTGGAGAATATGGGCAGCTTGTCGCTGATAGCCGAGACGTCCATTGTGCCCAACTGTCAACCGTCGCCGTCGGTCGACGGGTTCGGCACGCTCGTGGCCCTCGACAGCCACATCATCGACAGCATGAGCCAGTCGGACGATCAGAACCTGCTGGACGGTATTCTGGACGTGTGCGCCGCCCAGATGGACTACACGTTCGAGGGCATGGAAACGGCCTCCTCGTCCAGCGGCTCCCATCTAGAGTTCATCGCCGAGGGCAACAGTATTTTCCTGTCCGAGCAAAACCTCAGCTTCAACGTGTAA